The Plasmodium yoelii strain 17X genome assembly, chromosome: 14 DNA segment TAGAAAATTTCATGTATTCTTCCTTCTCTTTAAGTGCAGCTTCAAAATCGGCTTTTTTCTCTTCTTCAACTGCTTTTTGTTCttgtaataaaatttcagTATCTTCTTGGAAAATTAAAGCTATCCATTTATTCATATGACTAAGTTCAACTTGCCTTAAGGCTCTAAAATAATGATCAACTTTTTTGGCTTCAGcttttctaatttttataatttcatttCTCTCATTTAATCGGATTTTTCCTTGTACTTCTTCAATATCCTCAAAATCGACATATccatttaatatatcttcaATAGTAATTTCATCAAGATATTTTCctttcattaatattttactagTACTATTagtacataattttttaatttctttaaGCATTTGTTCTGCAGCTTCcgattttttctttatcttttcttcttttattCTAAgtttttctccttttttcGCTAATTCTTCtcttttttccttttctaatttttcttCTAATAATCTCTTTTCCattcttatttttaattgAGCTTGTTCTTGTTCTTTTTGTTTTCTTAACATTTCCTTtcgttttttattatgttcTTCGCTTAGAAGCTGTAACTTGTGATGTTCTTCAtctattttatcatatattttttttaatattttttcatcatctATTGGTTTGTCGTCAATAATCTCATTTTCTACAATATCCTCAATATCTGCAGTAGCATAATTGCTTATATGCTTATTTCCTTTatctaataaattaaattcaTGTTCATAATTTAATAGTTTTGTATTTGTATTTTCAACTTCATTTTCTATACTTATAGATTCATTAATCATTCGTAATCCATTATATAATTCattgtacatatttataagtgaatcttttattaatttactACGATTTACATTTTCTTTATCACCAAAATATATAGCTCTTTTTGTTAAGTCTATTCTCATTTCTAACTCTTTTTGATATACTAAATCTACTAACATTGTTTCAGCATCATTCCATGATATAAAATGTTCAGAGcatatattttcaataaaataatcaatagatatataattatatacttttgataattgtaatattaatttatgaaatattacttcttttattttattaatatatatattatgttcaGTTTTTTCTAACTCTTTTAATAATACTTCACATTCTAAACACAGGCTTAAAGGtgtaaatttattttctactaaagaatataatttttgtgcATTTTCATCTGCatagtttaatatatttcttacTTTTAATCCATTTTTCAATGATTCCTTTACTGGAACACTTGTATGTCCTAACAATTGggacatttttttatgtgcTTCAAAAATCTTTGCATAATCTTCATTCTTTTTGTTTCCAATACGAGGTATTGACAGAACAGCAAGCACTGCTTTTGtgcatataaattttttccTTTCTTCAGAAATTTCTATTccataatttaatatatggaAACAATATTTTAGCCATGCCAAACCATGAAATAATTCACTTtcataaacaaataatatatcagCCAATTTTTCGTAAAAAGTTGCaatccatttttttaaattttcctTCTGTTTGTTTTGGCTAGCAATTGCTGAAGTCGATGCAACACCGCCACTGGTAGTTGCTTCGTTTGTATCTTTTTCTTCATCTTTATCagaacttttttttttggaatcATTTTGATCAGCATTGTTATTCATATCTGATTCCATAGCTCCAGATTTtaatgttttataaaaatattcatgcATATTAAGATTATAAATATCTTCTGCTATATTTGATGCCTCTTTCCACATGCCAAGTTCACAAGCAGTTTCAAGTtgcattatttttgtttctaAATGGTAttcaatttttaaaagaGATTGATATTCAGGTTTATGTTTTCCTCTTAAGATTAAGTTATAATGATTTCTTAAAAGATCacttaattttttgaattctgttaatcttttattttctttgcaaaataataaagcTTTTTTAGCAGTGTCATGATATGCCTTTTCTAATTTAGGGGTAGCTCTTAATATTTCTAAAATCATCTTATATGTTTccatacatattttataagcaTTTTGTAATTTTCTTTCATATTTTCCAGTTATTTCCATATCTAAAGAattcattaaaattttttctGTAAAATCTACATTACTTTCTTCTTGTTCTATCTtatctttattaatattcatattCTCTTTAGCTAATCGAACCTTCTCTTCTGCTTTATCTCGAAAATCAGTAATGACTTTCCCAAGAGATGCTATATTACCATGTTGGCATATAATTCTATATTGATGCAAGCCATCTTTTACTAAActtaatttttctaaatataaacaaaattcgATATATCGTAACATAATTTGTTCTTGCAAAACATGCCATCCTTGTAACCTGAATGTTCTATGCCCAATAGCGGCATGTAAAATTTGAAGAGCGTCTTCATTTTGTCCAATAAACTGCAATTCCTCTGCTCTCTTAAGAGCATTTTCCGGCTTTTGAAATGTTTGCAtaatttacttttttttctatttaattaaatttgcaaaaaatatttggAATTTTTagtatgaaaatatatatacatgtatatttctatatacatatatattttatgttcgTTAAAATCTACACTTCATACGCATGAATTTTGAGGACTTTCATATGTATCAGTTCAGCAATCccatgtacatatatatatatatattttataaaaagttGTAATcgttataaaaattaaaataaataaatgtttatgGTCCAATAAGGatactatatattataataaaccaTACATCCGTGCATACAATATACATGCATTATCATCTatgcaaataaaaatttatattaattttgtttatcaTGTAAATATCTCTATTTTTACAATTAAGTTgcagtaatatatatacatgcaaaAAAGGGTATGTACTTCttatactttaaaaattGCATTTcatgttttaataatataaagcATTGACAATGCCTTTTGCTTGTACATTTCTACATAGTTAAGTAATGTAAATATGAGTATACAAATTTATGTATACGCTTATGTAActtttagaaaaatataacacaAATAATATACCTATAATATACAAGCAATAATTGTTTCTATTAgtaatgttttttttctttattaataCTTAACAATTTGtgcattttctttttcatgtAAGCatacacaaatatatattatacttatgcATGGAAAATtgcttattatttttttattattcgtatatttatacttttttaaatttctttataaattaatacatataaaagctaaataatgtatatatatatatatataaatgcatTTCATATATCCATAATTTAcagattatatatatcttataaatatatttttatatgaattatatatttatattatattgttaaaaaaaaaatatcattaatattaatataacccagaaacattttataaatcTAAAATATTCCACAATTCAttctacatatatattatatacatgtaatacattttttctgtttttttttttttcctataacaatatataaattatatatattaaaattatttattaagctatgtgcatataattatatatatatgttttaatttacatatttactatataatatacatattgcttatatatatataatatataatcagTATGCTTGCGccaatatatatgtatattttaaatatatatatatcttatGTATGTAGTGACTCCAGagcatatataattttttttcagcATTATGAATCTATACCAATCcagtaaaaaatatgcatatatatccaataatatatatattataggcAAATATAAAAAGCAATTTAGtgttgcatatatatttacccACCATTGTATTTGTAGCATTTAAGCACTAACCggaataaatattattatacctcATAAATGTACTAGtatgcattatatatatatatatatatatatataatattatatatatattcccttatattttttttgccaAAAAATTTAAGAAGTTACGcatattatttcatttttctacattccattttttgaaatatatataaaaaaatacaaaaatataacatattattttcttataACTACACGAAACatttttgaaataaaaaaaatattttgtatattttgtatattttgtatattttttattatcagcATTTCCATAACAATGTGctttttatttaaacaaaataagtccatattaatttatacaattttttaaccTTATAAACATATAgtaatatatgttaaattatatattttttataatattacacAGTGGATGCTAAAATTAATAACTAGTTTTAgtgaaaaatatttctttgaaaatgattatttcttttttttattttgttgtaCATTATTAAGAATAAACAACGAAATGATGGCTTAGTTTTTGCAGGGGTTATTAAATTtcgatataaaaatattctaatatcattttttgtagCAACATGAAATACagaacatatatttattaaaactttTTAATGCTTAATCAAcacaaaaatgtataaataataatttatagaaATAATTTCCTATGTTCGCATATTTCTTTACCATATGTTTAACACTATTATTgggaaattattttattaaaaggaaaaaatggttattgtgataaaaaaaaaaaaagataaaaaatggaaaatattaatatatttaactgaCAGTAATTCAGTATGTATATAAAGTATGTTAAAGTTACTTTAAATACAcatttttcttctttatttaatgatacaaacataaaaaataatatattgtcctgtattatatgtattttttttgatggaaaaatatataaagataCCTTTATTAAAACCATAGTTTGTAACAAACGTTTAAAATGTAATAActtaaaatatcaaaaaacaAACTAATCTTAATAACGTATGAATATATGTTgtgcaaatatattttagtcACTCttgttatattaaaatagttTGGATATgtgtattaataaatttatcacAAAATAACATTAACAGTTTACTATTATGTTACATATATGCCACTTCCATTCCGCTCTTGATATTCTTAGGTTATACACATCTCAATGATTACATAAGTTATATACTTAAAAAGCAAATCATGGTTTTAATGTGATTATTTGTGtgtattttaaatattttatttagaataaaatatatatttataaacaaCCAAATCTTAAGAATGCGTATATCAAATTcattattgtattattaaatatttataacagCTGTAGtggatttaaaaaaaaattgaaggataataatataattacaaaaaaaatagtgtaatattttttatttatttgttttgttctaattttaaaatttaattgtaatttttcaaaaaattttgTGGCCTTATTAtgtgtattattttatttatatttaatttccattttttttttttaacaagtATGGATTAAAAATGTACAATTAAAAAGGAGACATGATTTAAAGTTaaataatgttaaaaaaatattttataaacctcaataaatacatatataattacaATGCAtcattttgaatatatttgACAAAATTGAGCATTTTCAACAGTTTCAAGCAATAATCCATTGGGACTATAAAACATGCACATTTTATATGCGTAAATGTGAAACAGAcataaatattcaaaaacTGAGGATATATATGTAGAAATTTATTTGTGTAAGAttaaatgttaatatttgcattttttttacattctcacaaattaatattatattaattgcAAACGTATTTGAGAGCCATGCTCCCccttttttctttaattaatataaatgttttaaaaataattatgtagATATATGAGtgtttatacaatttttaaacactcaaaaaaaagataaataggcacaaaaaattataaaacgTATAATTGTAAACTTATATATGTACGAAAGACGTATGGGGATATGCTAATATTGATGGaatatacattttaaaataaaaaaagataaaaaaaaatagaaaatgggaaaacaaaatgaattaaGATTTATAATGGGCTTCTTAAATAAAAGGGTAtggaataatataaataacaaaaaagtaaaatttttttcaagTGACAAAAATTCAGCGACTAACAATTCTATAAACATAAACAGATATGTTAATGATAAATCTGAACAAgatcaaaaaaatgaattaaaaaggTTTTCAATATTTCGATATGACTCACAAAACAACAAGAGACCTAGAATGCAGACATTTGAAGTAGATATAGATAATTGTGGCCCAATGGTGTTAGAcgtattaataaaaatcaaaGACGAAATTGATTCAACATTATCCTTTAGAAGGAGTTGCAGAGAAGGTATATGTGGAAGTTGTGCAATGAACATAAATGGGAAAAATGGATTGGCTTGTTTAACAgaagttaataaaaataaaaacgaaaTAACAGAAATACATCCACTcccaaatttatatataatgaaagaTTTAGTGGCAGatttaacaaatttttataatcaatATAAATCAATTGATCCATGGTTAAAacgaaaaacaaaaaaagaaaaaggtCAAAAAGAATTTTATCAATCTATTGAAGATCGAAAAAAATTAGATGGACTATATGAATGCATCATGTGTGCATCTTGCTCAACATCATGTCCATCTTATTGGTGGAATCCTGAATATTATCTTGGTCCAGCTACATTAATGCAAGCATATCGCTGGATAGTTGATACAAGAGATGAATATACACAAGAACGTTTAATGGATGTTAATGATACCATGAAATTATATAGATGTCATGGAATAATGAATTGCTCAGTATGCTGTCCTAAAGGTTTAGATCCAGCAAAAGCTATAAAGCATATGAAGGAGCTCGTACAAGAAAATTTTTCtaaagataatataaaaattcatGCCAATTACATCAAAGACAAAATGGAAAGCGCAGAAAAAACAATTGACAAAGAAAAATAAGAGGAAAACTCCTCaagtatatttattatatactaaaaaatataaatctgTAAATTAATAGCGCTGTTAAATTATCAGCGTGATTTGtgttgtattttttaattgttttatttccACCAAAAATTGtttctattatatatgaataatcataaaatggtttgcacatatatacatatgcgtGCATATTAATGCGTTCATCTTAGTAGGTTTTTCGAAGTTTCCTAACATGGTTTGTTATATGTTTTTACTACTTTTTCTTTACAATTTgttcttataatttttaaatacaaaatttttaCCTATTAATTttgcttatatattttttggttatttagaaaatatgaCTTTTTCTTGTACATAATAGGTTtgcatttataataatatattgactattttcatttaacgtttttttttatatcctttacgttaaaaaaaaaactaaaaaaataaaattgagcTTGCAAACATTAAGCAAAATACTTATATTCTTTAcaatacttttttttaaaacgtTTATTTTAAGTAGGTAAACAAATCAATAAgcaagtaaaaaaaaaacaaatacaCATACACACACATGCATTAATTAGTTCATTCGACTGTCTGTTCATACATTCGTTTGTTGTTAACACatggttatatatatatatatataactaaaagaaacataattaaaaaaatcatcattgcttttttattcataaaattaCTAAAACATCGTTTTTGAGATAAGAATGTGTAtacacataaaaaaaata contains these protein-coding regions:
- a CDS encoding eukaryotic translation initiation factor 3 subunit A, putative → MQTFQKPENALKRAEELQFIGQNEDALQILHAAIGHRTFRLQGWHVLQEQIMLRYIEFCLYLEKLSLVKDGLHQYRIICQHGNIASLGKVITDFRDKAEEKVRLAKENMNINKDKIEQEESNVDFTEKILMNSLDMEITGKYERKLQNAYKICMETYKMILEILRATPKLEKAYHDTAKKALLFCKENKRLTEFKKLSDLLRNHYNLILRGKHKPEYQSLLKIEYHLETKIMQLETACELGMWKEASNIAEDIYNLNMHEYFYKTLKSGAMESDMNNNADQNDSKKKSSDKDEEKDTNEATTSGGVASTSAIASQNKQKENLKKWIATFYEKLADILFVYESELFHGLAWLKYCFHILNYGIEISEERKKFICTKAVLAVLSIPRIGNKKNEDYAKIFEAHKKMSQLLGHTSVPVKESLKNGLKVRNILNYADENAQKLYSLVENKFTPLSLCLECEVLLKELEKTEHNIYINKIKEVIFHKLILQLSKVYNYISIDYFIENICSEHFISWNDAETMLVDLVYQKELEMRIDLTKRAIYFGDKENVNRSKLIKDSLINMYNELYNGLRMINESISIENEVENTNTKLLNYEHEFNLLDKGNKHISNYATADIEDIVENEIIDDKPIDDEKILKKIYDKIDEEHHKLQLLSEEHNKKRKEMLRKQKEQEQAQLKIRMEKRLLEEKLEKEKREELAKKGEKLRIKEEKIKKKSEAAEQMLKEIKKLCTNSTSKILMKGKYLDEITIEDILNGYVDFEDIEEVQGKIRLNERNEIIKIRKAEAKKVDHYFRALRQVELSHMNKWIALIFQEDTEILLQEQKAVEEEKKADFEAALKEKEEYMKFSNDIEEFTKSEMQQRIVEFEKDLKEQKERLHKLLKEEKIQRARDRREQHIRKLKAEEERKRREEEEERLRKEEIERKKKEEAHKKKLDEISRIQRERDLEIEQQLLKQNEESRSGEKSLRKSSADDEFTWRRHETGTSQYDDDNYKRHHENNDDHYRDASEKKDRKTWSGRDRERDRERDRDRDRERDRDRDRERDRDRDRDRKYRREKEYRRDRSKDRERDRDRERDRERDRERDRERDRDRERDRERDRDRERDRDRERERDRDRERDRERDRDRERGRDYRKDKDHRRDRERDRERDYRKDGERENRRGDTRRSENDREKKRDKDDYTPNNSDNEKERNAWNIRNDDGGIESDENKKNNIEGDDNGNNLKGNKRDGEKNKDNENANNDKREEKGDEKGQGSDGGGAFTVFTKKKKNFLRYFTKS
- a CDS encoding succinate dehydrogenase [ubiquinone] iron-sulfur subunit, mitochondrial, putative — encoded protein: MGKQNELRFIMGFLNKRVWNNINNKKVKFFSSDKNSATNNSININRYVNDKSEQDQKNELKRFSIFRYDSQNNKRPRMQTFEVDIDNCGPMVLDVLIKIKDEIDSTLSFRRSCREGICGSCAMNINGKNGLACLTEVNKNKNEITEIHPLPNLYIMKDLVADLTNFYNQYKSIDPWLKRKTKKEKGQKEFYQSIEDRKKLDGLYECIMCASCSTSCPSYWWNPEYYLGPATLMQAYRWIVDTRDEYTQERLMDVNDTMKLYRCHGIMNCSVCCPKGLDPAKAIKHMKELVQENFSKDNIKIHANYIKDKMESAEKTIDKEK